The following proteins are encoded in a genomic region of Drosophila bipectinata strain 14024-0381.07 chromosome XL, DbipHiC1v2, whole genome shotgun sequence:
- the Ac13E gene encoding adenylate cyclase type 9 isoform X2, giving the protein MPPGVLANDSRANSTDDIQIALAPHIQTYLSQTGRRHSCCSVMLPVAFERAAAKSWLDPKFDSPVLEEQYQTSVYPHVRMRYRFTLSYILLCSLMWCLYFVVDGGSEDFWRPISSSFSMLSLVTIMALCFTHWDLYREHRTVTSAVTALLLCGASLAFLTYTGRAFSPLGHFAICLEIVLLIYTALPMPLWLGASIAISYSIAFEMVSHMVIGCSAIHGGGATEGVTGSVTTNGDPSNKILILRIMAHLSVHLVGVHILVMNLVRMRGTFMKVGQNLLVRRQLEMEKQLKEKMIHSVMPPKVADMLLNEGGTSGLDATGLPPESHYMRPRASNDVKSLFRPFHMHSMENVSILFADIVGFTRMSSTKTAEQLVEILNDLFERFDDLCSLSGCEKISTLGDCYYCVSGCPEPRADHAICCVEMGLGMIDAMRCFDAQRHEGVKMRVGVHTGTVLCGIVGTRRVKFDVWSNDVSLANKMESSGKPEQVHISQETSSFLGDAYYLEEGEEVFGHRTYFVVGRRRDFSRTNSLSPSMPPNPGGSSLLLPGVHASLSQSATNVSVVQPHVPPASPVGQLSSSLNPSPVLSMRPRLTSLSMKLRKKSQSRERERDVERGIIHPAAAGVPPVIVVRERPKIIITTKSLPGSLDSDEQPPSSPPIKAPPPAPQPPAESRPKIRLKIWNRVPKFLKRRNSSYDSEENKEKANGQDAEKDKDREREKEREREDQSLNPEETLSFMENQMQNGNGCGYQQLPVLVEATSNRVQTLDIPPARPVLHHAATSTALASSVLRSPEPGTGGCCSPGQYSMYDDIIDVRSYISQSRSDISPFGRSGSYRSQCGRQSMGGGGPLVGAPSGAAPGVSTQVTPSSCVEQSPLPRPRASTLATGRPGASLEPGTSQNPSPSCLPAPGGSGVPGLSGFGGMFPPSHSRQSSICPSATSRKDSGIKSNSRRSSIQQQIYVLNQSAISQHRVSGYFTSSTSSISNLGEAQGMGLPPAGPAPPPPLLMNACSSQLADPLAACLQQLRKQSDLQLIRCVRDNARSQRSYLVKPPLRGFSLYFKSRQLERDFRSKAHRFGAENETEGPPTLATPRYNTYIDIFVGIAVYLCISISLFLMTQNTVSPSFRLWVTLFTCFTGIQVFALFLFTRQMCRRQSGSSAGASANHRFRSKSTTSEDVEGRRHTDDRGETPAPQQFESCADRIFEAISSWYPWHICLAILMAMPVLLIIANFLLLDLEQLEAFEYHYGFLIFVCIVHFCNFTQLNCWVRNVLAFLAALCFIAIAMSQLMVYDSRVEDQQDDRGANFIEEIKWFQDYHVEIYLDLLLILVLVWFLNREFEIGYRLTFYGNAVANQDKVRVQNMKNQADMLLHNIIPKHVAEHLKNTAKYSENHHNIAIIFASIVNFNEMYDESYLGGKEFLRVLNELIGDFDELLSRPEFRAVEKIKTIGSTFMAASGLDPSHRGTGDEHIHTLMEFSIAMQEVVDAFNKDLLEFNLILRIGMNIGDVTAGVIGTSKLYYDIWGDAVNVASRMDSTGLPNRIQVGKDCLPFLQSRYDFEPRGSVYVKGKDHMEVFLYTGRREKLIEEVEIPDKGGSEASMGDLDNPEEEVEDEEEEEEEEEEEDDLHSSETTTLFKSQESLHANGVSLSHQNPNQNPNPNPNQNPAMPVET; this is encoded by the exons ATTCACTTTGTCTTACATTTTACTCTGCTCCCTGATGTGGTGTTTGTATTTTGTGGTGGACGGCGGATCGGAGGACTTCTGGCGGCCCATTTCCAGCTCCTTCTCGATGCTCTCCCTGGTGACGATCATGGCGCTGTGCTTCACCCACTGGGACCTGTACCGGGAGCACCGGACAGTGACCTCGGCGGTGACGGCGCTGCTGCTGTGTGGCGCCTCCCTGGCCTTCCTCACGTACACGGGCCGGGCGTTTAGTCCCCTGGGCCACTTTGCCATCTGCCTGGAGATCGTGCTGCTGATCTACACGGCCCTGCCGATGCCCCTGTGGCTGGGCGCCAGCATCGCCATCAGCTATTCCATCGCCTTTGAAATGGTCTCCCACATGGTGATTGGATGCAGTGCCATCCATGGCGGAGGAGCGACAGAAGGCGTGACGGGATCGGTCACCACCAATGGGGATCCCAGCAACAAGATCCTGATACTCCGGATCATGGCCCATCTGAGTGTCCACCTGGTGGGTGTGCACATCCTGGTGATGAATCTGGTGCGGATGCGAGGGACCTTCATGAAGGTCGGCCAGAATCTGCTCGTGCGCCGCCAGCTGGAGATGGAGAAGCAGCTGAAGGAGAAGATGATACACTCGGTGATGCCCCCCAAAGTGGCTGACATGCTGCTGAACGAGGGAGGGACCTCCGGCCTGGATGCCACCGGACTGCCGCCCGAATCCCACTACATGCGTCCACGGGCCTCCAACGATGTCAAGTCCCTGTTCCGGCCCTTCCACATGCACAGCATGGAGAATGTCAGCATCCTGTTTGCGGACATTGTCGGCTTCACCCGCATGTCCTCCACGAAAACCGCCGAGCAGCTGGTGGAGATCCTCAACGATCTCTTCGAGCGCTTCGACGATCTCTGCTCGCTGAGTGGCTGCGAGAAGATCTCCACTCTGGGGGATTGCTATTACTGCGTCTCCGGCTGTCCCGAGCCCCGGGCGGATCATGCCATCTGCTGCGTGGAGATGGGTCTGGGCATGATCGATGCGATGCGGTGTTTCGACGCCCAGAGACACGAGGGCGTCAAGATGCGGGTGGGCGTTCACACGGGCACGGTCCTGTGCGGCATCGTGGGCACCCGGCGGGTCAAGTTCGATGTCTGGAGCAATGACGTTAGTCTGGCCAACAA AATGGAGTCCTCTGGCAAGCCTGAGCAAGTCCACATTTCCCAGGAGACCTCCAGCTTTCTGGGAGATGCCTACTATCTGGAGGAGGGCGAGGAAGTCTTTG GACATCGTACCTACTTTGTGGTGGGTCGTCGTCGGGACTTCTCCCGCACCAACAGCCTGAGTCCCAGCATGCCGCCGAATCCGGGCGGCAGCTCCCTGCTCCTGCCCGGCGTCCATGCCAGCTTGTCGCAGAGCGCCACCAATGTCTCGGTGGTGCAGCCCCACGTCCCGCCAGCCTCGCCGGTGGGCCAGCTCTCCAGTTCGCTGAATCCATCCCCAGTGCTGTCCATGCGTCCCCGGCTCACCTCGCTCAGCATGAAGCTGCGCAAGAAGTCCCAGAGTCGGGAGCGGGAACGGGACGTGGAGCGGGGCATCATCCATCCGGCGGCGGCGGGAGTTCCGCCAGTGATTGTGGTGCGAGAGCGGCCAAAGATCATCATCACCACCAAGTCCCTGCCCGGCAGCCTGGACTCGGACGAGCAACCGCCCAGTAGTCCGCCCATCAAGGCACCTCCCCCCGCTCCCCAGCCGCCGGCCGAGTCGCGTCCAAAGATCCGCTTGAAGATCTGGAATCGAGTTCCGAAATTTCTGAAACGCCGCAACAGCTCCTACGATTCGGAGGAGAACAAGGAGAAGGCCAACGGCCAGGACGCGGAAAAGGACAAGGACCGGGAGAGGGAGAAGGAGAGAGAGCGGGAGGATCAATCCCTGAATCCGGAGGAGACCCTGTCCTTTATGGAGAACCAGATGCAGAACGGCAACGGCTGTGGCTACCAGCAGCTGCCGGTCCTGGTCGAGGCCACCAGTAATCGCGTCCAGACCCTGGACATCCCGCCGGCCCGGCCAGTGCTCCATCATGCCGCCACCTCGACGGCCCTTGCCAGCAGTGTCCTGCGATCCCCGGAGCCGGGCACTGGCGGATGTTGCTCGCCGGGTCAGTATTCCATGTACGACGACATCATCGACGTCCGGTCCTACATAAGTCAGTCGAGGAGCGACATCTCGCCCTTCGGCAGATCCGGCAGCTATCGATCCCAGTGCGGCAGGCAGTCCATGGGCGGAGGAGGACCTCTGGTCGGAGCACCATCTGGAGCAGCCCCGGGCGTATCCACGCAGGTAACACCCTCATCCTGCGTGGAGCAATCCCCGCTGCCACGTCCCCGGGCCTCGACTCTGGCTACTGGCCGACCCGGAGCCAGTTTGGAGCCGGGAACATCACAGAATCCCAGTCCCAGTTGCCTGCCGGCCCCGGGGGGGTCCGGAGTGCCCGGCCTGTCCGGCTTCGGGGGCATGTTTCCGCCCAGCCACTCGCGGCAGAGCAGCATCTGCCCGTCGGCCACCTCACGGAAGGATTCGGGCATCAAGAGCAACTCCCGCCGGTCGTCCATCCAGCAGCAGATCTACGTCCTCAACCAGTCGGCGATTAGCCAGCACAGGGTGTCCGGATACTTTACCAGCTCCACCTCCAGCATCTCGAATTTGGGCGAGGCCCAGGGCATGGGCCTGCCCCCGGCAGGACCcgcaccgccgccgccgctccTGATGAACGCCTGCTCCTCGCagctggccgatcccctggcGGCCTGCCTGCAGCAGTTGCGGAAGCAATCGGACTTGCAGCTGATCCGATGCGTTCGCGACAATGCCAGGTCCCAGAGGAGCTACCTGGTGAAGCCGCCGCTGCGGGGCTTCAGCCTGTATTTCAAGTCGCGCCAGCTGGAGAGGGACTTCCGGTCGAAGGCCCACCGCTTCGGGGCCGAGAACGAAACGGAAGGACCGCCCACCCTGGCCACGCCGCGGTACAACACCTACATCGACATCTTTGTGGGCATCGCCGTCTACCTGTGCATCTCGATATCCCTGTTCCTGATGACCCAGAACACGGTGAGCCCCAGCTTCCGGCTGTGGGTGACGCTCTTCACCTGCTTCACGGGCATCCAGGTGTTCGCCCTGTTCCTCTTCACCCGCCAGATGTGCCGGCGGCAGAGCGGCTCCAGTGCCGGCGCCAGTGCCAACCATCGATTCCGCTCCAAGTCCACCACCAGCGAGGATGTGGAGGGCAGACGCCACACCGACGACAGAGGGGAGACGCCGGCACCGCAGCAGTTCGAGTCCTGCGCCGATCGCATCTTCGAGGCCATTTCCAGCTGGTATCCCTGGCACATTTGCCTGGCCATCCTGATGGCGATGCCCGTCCTGCTGATCATCGCCAACTTCCTGCTCCTGGACCTGGAGCAGCTGGAGGCGTTCGAGTACCACTACGGCTTCCTGATCTTCGTCTGCATCGTCCACTTCTGCAACTTTACGCAGCTGAACTGCTGGGTGCGGAACGTCCTGGCCTTCCTGGCGGCCCTCTGCttcatcgccatcgccatgtCCCAGCTGATGGTGTACGACAGTCGGGTGGAGGACCAGCAGGACGATCGGGGGGCCAACTTCATTGAGGAGATCAAGTGGTTCCAGGACTACCACGTCGAGATCTATCTGGACCTGCTGCTCATCCTGGTGCTGGTCTGGTTCCTCAACCGGGAATTCGAAATCGGTTATCGGCTGACCTTCTACGGCAATGCCGTCGCCAACCAGGACAAGGTCCGGGTCCAGAACATGAAGAACCAGGCGGACATGCTGCTCCACAACATCATACCCAAGCACGTGGCGGAGCACCTGAAGAACACGGCCAAGTACTCGGAGAACCATCACAACATCGCCATCATATTCGCATCGATTGTCAACTTCAACGAGATGTACGACGAGAGCTATCTCGGTGGCAAGGAGTTCCTCCGGGTCCTCAACGAGCTGATCGGCGACTTCGATGAGCTCCTCTCCCGTCCAGAGTTCCGGGCGGTGGAGAAGATCAAGACGATCGGTTCCACCTTCATGGCGGCCAGTGGATTGGATCCCTCGCATCGGGGCACTGGCGACGAGCACATCCACACCCTGATGGAGTTCTCCATTGCCATGCAGGAGGTGGTGGATGCCTTCAACAAGGACCTGCTCGAGTTCAACCTGATCCTCCGGATCGGCATGAATATCGGCGATGTCACAGCCGGGGTAATTGGGACCAGTAAGCTGTACTACGACATTTGGGGCGATGCCGTGAATGTGGCCTCCCGAATGGACTCCACGGGCCTCCCGAATCGCATCCAGGTGGGCAAGGACTGCCTGCCGTTCCTGCAGAGTCGCTACGACTTTGAGCCAAGGGGCAGTGTCTATGTGAAGGGTAAGGATCACATGGAGGTGTTCCTCTACACAGGACGACGGGAGAAGTTGATCGAGGAGGTGGAGATCCCAGATAAAGGAGGATCTGAAGCATCGATGGGAGATCTAGATAACCCAGAGGAGGAGGtagaggacgaggaggaggaggaagaggaggaggaggaggaggatgaccTGCACTCCAGCGAGACCACCACCCTCTTCAAATCCCAGGAATCACTGCACGCCAATGGGGTTTCCCTTTCCCATCAGAATCCAAATCAGAATCCGAATCCAAATCCGAATCAGAATCCAGCCATGCCAGTGGAAACTTAA
- the Ac13E gene encoding adenylate cyclase type 9 isoform X1, with translation MSESRRQSVSLTAMPPGVLANDSRANSTDDIQIALAPHIQTYLSQTGRRHSCCSVMLPVAFERAAAKSWLDPKFDSPVLEEQYQTSVYPHVRMRYRFTLSYILLCSLMWCLYFVVDGGSEDFWRPISSSFSMLSLVTIMALCFTHWDLYREHRTVTSAVTALLLCGASLAFLTYTGRAFSPLGHFAICLEIVLLIYTALPMPLWLGASIAISYSIAFEMVSHMVIGCSAIHGGGATEGVTGSVTTNGDPSNKILILRIMAHLSVHLVGVHILVMNLVRMRGTFMKVGQNLLVRRQLEMEKQLKEKMIHSVMPPKVADMLLNEGGTSGLDATGLPPESHYMRPRASNDVKSLFRPFHMHSMENVSILFADIVGFTRMSSTKTAEQLVEILNDLFERFDDLCSLSGCEKISTLGDCYYCVSGCPEPRADHAICCVEMGLGMIDAMRCFDAQRHEGVKMRVGVHTGTVLCGIVGTRRVKFDVWSNDVSLANKMESSGKPEQVHISQETSSFLGDAYYLEEGEEVFGHRTYFVVGRRRDFSRTNSLSPSMPPNPGGSSLLLPGVHASLSQSATNVSVVQPHVPPASPVGQLSSSLNPSPVLSMRPRLTSLSMKLRKKSQSRERERDVERGIIHPAAAGVPPVIVVRERPKIIITTKSLPGSLDSDEQPPSSPPIKAPPPAPQPPAESRPKIRLKIWNRVPKFLKRRNSSYDSEENKEKANGQDAEKDKDREREKEREREDQSLNPEETLSFMENQMQNGNGCGYQQLPVLVEATSNRVQTLDIPPARPVLHHAATSTALASSVLRSPEPGTGGCCSPGQYSMYDDIIDVRSYISQSRSDISPFGRSGSYRSQCGRQSMGGGGPLVGAPSGAAPGVSTQVTPSSCVEQSPLPRPRASTLATGRPGASLEPGTSQNPSPSCLPAPGGSGVPGLSGFGGMFPPSHSRQSSICPSATSRKDSGIKSNSRRSSIQQQIYVLNQSAISQHRVSGYFTSSTSSISNLGEAQGMGLPPAGPAPPPPLLMNACSSQLADPLAACLQQLRKQSDLQLIRCVRDNARSQRSYLVKPPLRGFSLYFKSRQLERDFRSKAHRFGAENETEGPPTLATPRYNTYIDIFVGIAVYLCISISLFLMTQNTVSPSFRLWVTLFTCFTGIQVFALFLFTRQMCRRQSGSSAGASANHRFRSKSTTSEDVEGRRHTDDRGETPAPQQFESCADRIFEAISSWYPWHICLAILMAMPVLLIIANFLLLDLEQLEAFEYHYGFLIFVCIVHFCNFTQLNCWVRNVLAFLAALCFIAIAMSQLMVYDSRVEDQQDDRGANFIEEIKWFQDYHVEIYLDLLLILVLVWFLNREFEIGYRLTFYGNAVANQDKVRVQNMKNQADMLLHNIIPKHVAEHLKNTAKYSENHHNIAIIFASIVNFNEMYDESYLGGKEFLRVLNELIGDFDELLSRPEFRAVEKIKTIGSTFMAASGLDPSHRGTGDEHIHTLMEFSIAMQEVVDAFNKDLLEFNLILRIGMNIGDVTAGVIGTSKLYYDIWGDAVNVASRMDSTGLPNRIQVGKDCLPFLQSRYDFEPRGSVYVKGKDHMEVFLYTGRREKLIEEVEIPDKGGSEASMGDLDNPEEEVEDEEEEEEEEEEEDDLHSSETTTLFKSQESLHANGVSLSHQNPNQNPNPNPNQNPAMPVET, from the exons ATTCACTTTGTCTTACATTTTACTCTGCTCCCTGATGTGGTGTTTGTATTTTGTGGTGGACGGCGGATCGGAGGACTTCTGGCGGCCCATTTCCAGCTCCTTCTCGATGCTCTCCCTGGTGACGATCATGGCGCTGTGCTTCACCCACTGGGACCTGTACCGGGAGCACCGGACAGTGACCTCGGCGGTGACGGCGCTGCTGCTGTGTGGCGCCTCCCTGGCCTTCCTCACGTACACGGGCCGGGCGTTTAGTCCCCTGGGCCACTTTGCCATCTGCCTGGAGATCGTGCTGCTGATCTACACGGCCCTGCCGATGCCCCTGTGGCTGGGCGCCAGCATCGCCATCAGCTATTCCATCGCCTTTGAAATGGTCTCCCACATGGTGATTGGATGCAGTGCCATCCATGGCGGAGGAGCGACAGAAGGCGTGACGGGATCGGTCACCACCAATGGGGATCCCAGCAACAAGATCCTGATACTCCGGATCATGGCCCATCTGAGTGTCCACCTGGTGGGTGTGCACATCCTGGTGATGAATCTGGTGCGGATGCGAGGGACCTTCATGAAGGTCGGCCAGAATCTGCTCGTGCGCCGCCAGCTGGAGATGGAGAAGCAGCTGAAGGAGAAGATGATACACTCGGTGATGCCCCCCAAAGTGGCTGACATGCTGCTGAACGAGGGAGGGACCTCCGGCCTGGATGCCACCGGACTGCCGCCCGAATCCCACTACATGCGTCCACGGGCCTCCAACGATGTCAAGTCCCTGTTCCGGCCCTTCCACATGCACAGCATGGAGAATGTCAGCATCCTGTTTGCGGACATTGTCGGCTTCACCCGCATGTCCTCCACGAAAACCGCCGAGCAGCTGGTGGAGATCCTCAACGATCTCTTCGAGCGCTTCGACGATCTCTGCTCGCTGAGTGGCTGCGAGAAGATCTCCACTCTGGGGGATTGCTATTACTGCGTCTCCGGCTGTCCCGAGCCCCGGGCGGATCATGCCATCTGCTGCGTGGAGATGGGTCTGGGCATGATCGATGCGATGCGGTGTTTCGACGCCCAGAGACACGAGGGCGTCAAGATGCGGGTGGGCGTTCACACGGGCACGGTCCTGTGCGGCATCGTGGGCACCCGGCGGGTCAAGTTCGATGTCTGGAGCAATGACGTTAGTCTGGCCAACAA AATGGAGTCCTCTGGCAAGCCTGAGCAAGTCCACATTTCCCAGGAGACCTCCAGCTTTCTGGGAGATGCCTACTATCTGGAGGAGGGCGAGGAAGTCTTTG GACATCGTACCTACTTTGTGGTGGGTCGTCGTCGGGACTTCTCCCGCACCAACAGCCTGAGTCCCAGCATGCCGCCGAATCCGGGCGGCAGCTCCCTGCTCCTGCCCGGCGTCCATGCCAGCTTGTCGCAGAGCGCCACCAATGTCTCGGTGGTGCAGCCCCACGTCCCGCCAGCCTCGCCGGTGGGCCAGCTCTCCAGTTCGCTGAATCCATCCCCAGTGCTGTCCATGCGTCCCCGGCTCACCTCGCTCAGCATGAAGCTGCGCAAGAAGTCCCAGAGTCGGGAGCGGGAACGGGACGTGGAGCGGGGCATCATCCATCCGGCGGCGGCGGGAGTTCCGCCAGTGATTGTGGTGCGAGAGCGGCCAAAGATCATCATCACCACCAAGTCCCTGCCCGGCAGCCTGGACTCGGACGAGCAACCGCCCAGTAGTCCGCCCATCAAGGCACCTCCCCCCGCTCCCCAGCCGCCGGCCGAGTCGCGTCCAAAGATCCGCTTGAAGATCTGGAATCGAGTTCCGAAATTTCTGAAACGCCGCAACAGCTCCTACGATTCGGAGGAGAACAAGGAGAAGGCCAACGGCCAGGACGCGGAAAAGGACAAGGACCGGGAGAGGGAGAAGGAGAGAGAGCGGGAGGATCAATCCCTGAATCCGGAGGAGACCCTGTCCTTTATGGAGAACCAGATGCAGAACGGCAACGGCTGTGGCTACCAGCAGCTGCCGGTCCTGGTCGAGGCCACCAGTAATCGCGTCCAGACCCTGGACATCCCGCCGGCCCGGCCAGTGCTCCATCATGCCGCCACCTCGACGGCCCTTGCCAGCAGTGTCCTGCGATCCCCGGAGCCGGGCACTGGCGGATGTTGCTCGCCGGGTCAGTATTCCATGTACGACGACATCATCGACGTCCGGTCCTACATAAGTCAGTCGAGGAGCGACATCTCGCCCTTCGGCAGATCCGGCAGCTATCGATCCCAGTGCGGCAGGCAGTCCATGGGCGGAGGAGGACCTCTGGTCGGAGCACCATCTGGAGCAGCCCCGGGCGTATCCACGCAGGTAACACCCTCATCCTGCGTGGAGCAATCCCCGCTGCCACGTCCCCGGGCCTCGACTCTGGCTACTGGCCGACCCGGAGCCAGTTTGGAGCCGGGAACATCACAGAATCCCAGTCCCAGTTGCCTGCCGGCCCCGGGGGGGTCCGGAGTGCCCGGCCTGTCCGGCTTCGGGGGCATGTTTCCGCCCAGCCACTCGCGGCAGAGCAGCATCTGCCCGTCGGCCACCTCACGGAAGGATTCGGGCATCAAGAGCAACTCCCGCCGGTCGTCCATCCAGCAGCAGATCTACGTCCTCAACCAGTCGGCGATTAGCCAGCACAGGGTGTCCGGATACTTTACCAGCTCCACCTCCAGCATCTCGAATTTGGGCGAGGCCCAGGGCATGGGCCTGCCCCCGGCAGGACCcgcaccgccgccgccgctccTGATGAACGCCTGCTCCTCGCagctggccgatcccctggcGGCCTGCCTGCAGCAGTTGCGGAAGCAATCGGACTTGCAGCTGATCCGATGCGTTCGCGACAATGCCAGGTCCCAGAGGAGCTACCTGGTGAAGCCGCCGCTGCGGGGCTTCAGCCTGTATTTCAAGTCGCGCCAGCTGGAGAGGGACTTCCGGTCGAAGGCCCACCGCTTCGGGGCCGAGAACGAAACGGAAGGACCGCCCACCCTGGCCACGCCGCGGTACAACACCTACATCGACATCTTTGTGGGCATCGCCGTCTACCTGTGCATCTCGATATCCCTGTTCCTGATGACCCAGAACACGGTGAGCCCCAGCTTCCGGCTGTGGGTGACGCTCTTCACCTGCTTCACGGGCATCCAGGTGTTCGCCCTGTTCCTCTTCACCCGCCAGATGTGCCGGCGGCAGAGCGGCTCCAGTGCCGGCGCCAGTGCCAACCATCGATTCCGCTCCAAGTCCACCACCAGCGAGGATGTGGAGGGCAGACGCCACACCGACGACAGAGGGGAGACGCCGGCACCGCAGCAGTTCGAGTCCTGCGCCGATCGCATCTTCGAGGCCATTTCCAGCTGGTATCCCTGGCACATTTGCCTGGCCATCCTGATGGCGATGCCCGTCCTGCTGATCATCGCCAACTTCCTGCTCCTGGACCTGGAGCAGCTGGAGGCGTTCGAGTACCACTACGGCTTCCTGATCTTCGTCTGCATCGTCCACTTCTGCAACTTTACGCAGCTGAACTGCTGGGTGCGGAACGTCCTGGCCTTCCTGGCGGCCCTCTGCttcatcgccatcgccatgtCCCAGCTGATGGTGTACGACAGTCGGGTGGAGGACCAGCAGGACGATCGGGGGGCCAACTTCATTGAGGAGATCAAGTGGTTCCAGGACTACCACGTCGAGATCTATCTGGACCTGCTGCTCATCCTGGTGCTGGTCTGGTTCCTCAACCGGGAATTCGAAATCGGTTATCGGCTGACCTTCTACGGCAATGCCGTCGCCAACCAGGACAAGGTCCGGGTCCAGAACATGAAGAACCAGGCGGACATGCTGCTCCACAACATCATACCCAAGCACGTGGCGGAGCACCTGAAGAACACGGCCAAGTACTCGGAGAACCATCACAACATCGCCATCATATTCGCATCGATTGTCAACTTCAACGAGATGTACGACGAGAGCTATCTCGGTGGCAAGGAGTTCCTCCGGGTCCTCAACGAGCTGATCGGCGACTTCGATGAGCTCCTCTCCCGTCCAGAGTTCCGGGCGGTGGAGAAGATCAAGACGATCGGTTCCACCTTCATGGCGGCCAGTGGATTGGATCCCTCGCATCGGGGCACTGGCGACGAGCACATCCACACCCTGATGGAGTTCTCCATTGCCATGCAGGAGGTGGTGGATGCCTTCAACAAGGACCTGCTCGAGTTCAACCTGATCCTCCGGATCGGCATGAATATCGGCGATGTCACAGCCGGGGTAATTGGGACCAGTAAGCTGTACTACGACATTTGGGGCGATGCCGTGAATGTGGCCTCCCGAATGGACTCCACGGGCCTCCCGAATCGCATCCAGGTGGGCAAGGACTGCCTGCCGTTCCTGCAGAGTCGCTACGACTTTGAGCCAAGGGGCAGTGTCTATGTGAAGGGTAAGGATCACATGGAGGTGTTCCTCTACACAGGACGACGGGAGAAGTTGATCGAGGAGGTGGAGATCCCAGATAAAGGAGGATCTGAAGCATCGATGGGAGATCTAGATAACCCAGAGGAGGAGGtagaggacgaggaggaggaggaagaggaggaggaggaggaggatgaccTGCACTCCAGCGAGACCACCACCCTCTTCAAATCCCAGGAATCACTGCACGCCAATGGGGTTTCCCTTTCCCATCAGAATCCAAATCAGAATCCGAATCCAAATCCGAATCAGAATCCAGCCATGCCAGTGGAAACTTAA